One Parageobacillus sp. KH3-4 genomic region harbors:
- a CDS encoding ATP-grasp domain-containing protein: MIIINDQIISPILVKSLQELNVPVFKQGNRSEMLKALKGMEAEEFFPLINEQQKLLTNSESCLALLESYVPDSVQNRWAKQLKDKGAFRQILSSMYPDYFYKVVSLDELNKISVKDIPFPVVIKPSKGYSSVGVYKVKSADQWEETLHKLNTDLLLIKNIYDKEVINGESILIEKWIFGEEYAVDSYYDHDGNPVILNIFKRLFKDEYDTSDRIYYTSKQVINEIYDDILTFMHNFRKIVPVKNFPIHFEVRKSNHTIIPIEMNPLRFAGAGTTDLGYYAYGCNVYKHYFQGTSPDWEEVLHNMDESIYSFFCAEIPMDISQNLIKSINHQSFKKQFQQILEYREIQATNDRTFAIVFFRSETMEELYRLLRMDLRPFITLKEIEHSRER; the protein is encoded by the coding sequence GTGATTATCATCAATGATCAAATCATTTCCCCTATTCTGGTCAAATCGTTGCAAGAACTTAATGTACCTGTTTTCAAACAAGGCAACCGTTCCGAAATGTTAAAAGCATTAAAGGGAATGGAAGCTGAGGAGTTTTTCCCTCTTATTAATGAGCAGCAAAAGTTATTGACGAATTCAGAAAGCTGCTTAGCATTGCTTGAATCTTACGTTCCTGATAGCGTTCAAAATCGTTGGGCAAAACAATTAAAAGATAAAGGAGCGTTCCGCCAAATTCTTTCTAGTATGTACCCTGATTACTTTTATAAGGTAGTCAGCCTGGACGAACTTAATAAAATTTCGGTAAAGGATATCCCTTTCCCTGTTGTGATTAAGCCAAGCAAAGGATATTCCAGCGTGGGAGTGTATAAAGTAAAAAGTGCAGATCAATGGGAAGAGACTTTACATAAATTAAATACGGATCTACTTCTTATAAAAAACATTTATGACAAAGAAGTAATTAATGGAGAGAGCATTTTAATTGAAAAGTGGATATTCGGAGAAGAATATGCCGTTGACAGTTATTACGATCACGATGGCAATCCTGTGATTTTAAATATTTTTAAACGTTTGTTTAAAGACGAATATGATACGTCGGATCGAATCTACTATACATCCAAACAAGTCATCAATGAAATTTACGATGACATATTAACTTTTATGCATAATTTTAGGAAAATTGTCCCAGTGAAGAATTTCCCAATTCACTTTGAAGTGAGAAAAAGTAATCATACCATCATTCCTATTGAAATGAATCCGCTCAGATTTGCTGGGGCGGGAACAACAGATCTTGGATATTATGCTTATGGATGCAATGTGTATAAGCATTATTTTCAAGGCACAAGCCCAGACTGGGAAGAAGTGCTTCACAACATGGATGAAAGTATCTATAGTTTCTTCTGCGCGGAAATCCCGATGGATATTTCACAAAATCTTATAAAATCCATTAACCATCAATCGTTTAAAAAGCAATTTCAACAAATTTTAGAGTACAGAGAAATACAAGCAACAAATGATAGAACATTTGCCATTGTCTTTTTTAGAAGCGAAACAATGGAAGAACTTTATCGATTACTGCGAATGGATTTACGTCCATTTATCACATTAAAGGAAATCGAACATTCGAGGGAGAGGTAG